In the Calditrichota bacterium genome, one interval contains:
- a CDS encoding bacteriocin-protection protein, with protein sequence MKTIFFPTQSDLRKWFEENHEHVKEIWVGYYKKATGIESIDWSQSVDEALCFGWIDGIRKSVDDKSYKIRFTPRNPKSHWSAVNLKKMEVLQKKGLITEAGLEVFNLRDKTKSEHSSYEQKVKKLPAEYENKIKVNIKAYKFYKELAPSYKKATIHWIVSAKKEETKLRRLQILIQSCEENLKVPLLRNNKK encoded by the coding sequence ATGAAGACTATTTTTTTTCCGACTCAATCAGACCTGCGAAAATGGTTTGAGGAAAACCATGAACACGTAAAAGAAATATGGGTGGGATATTATAAAAAAGCCACCGGAATTGAAAGCATTGATTGGTCACAATCCGTAGATGAGGCACTTTGTTTTGGTTGGATTGATGGAATCCGAAAATCGGTTGATGATAAAAGCTATAAAATCCGTTTCACGCCAAGAAACCCAAAAAGCCATTGGAGTGCTGTTAACCTGAAAAAGATGGAAGTCTTGCAAAAAAAAGGGTTAATCACAGAAGCAGGTTTAGAAGTATTCAATTTGCGGGACAAAACAAAATCTGAACATTCTTCCTATGAACAAAAAGTAAAAAAACTTCCTGCAGAATATGAAAATAAAATCAAAGTAAATATAAAGGCTTATAAATTTTATAAAGAGTTGGCACCATCTTATAAAAAGGCCACTATTCACTGGATTGTTAGCGCAAAAAAAGAAGAAACTAAGTTAAGGCGGTTGCAGATTTTAATCCAATCATGCGAGGAGAATTTGAAAGTTCCTCTATTAAGAAATAACAAGAAATAA
- a CDS encoding DUF1801 domain-containing protein, with product MAEVKTVQNNNSVNDFLNQVENPVKREDCYALMKIMKTITGEEAKMWGPSIVGFGSYHFKYASGREGDFMLAGFSPRKQNITLYIMAGFDNYENLMNKLGKYTTGKSCLYIKKLADIDLDILKKLITESVEYIKNKAWP from the coding sequence ATGGCAGAAGTAAAAACCGTTCAAAACAACAATAGTGTTAATGATTTTTTAAACCAGGTTGAAAACCCTGTGAAGCGTGAAGATTGTTATGCGCTTATGAAAATAATGAAAACCATAACCGGGGAAGAAGCCAAAATGTGGGGGCCAAGCATTGTAGGTTTTGGTAGTTATCATTTTAAATATGCAAGTGGACGTGAAGGTGATTTTATGCTTGCAGGATTTTCTCCGCGCAAACAGAACATAACTTTGTACATAATGGCCGGTTTTGATAATTATGAAAACCTGATGAATAAATTGGGGAAATATACTACAGGCAAATCATGCCTGTATATCAAAAAGCTGGCTGATATTGATTTGGATATTTTAAAAAAGCTAATTACAGAATCAGTAGAGTATATTAAAAACAAAGCCTGGCCATAA
- a CDS encoding VOC family protein, which yields MKLGTFSISLAVKDIEKSKQFYQKLGFSVFGGDQSQNWLIMKNGDHNIGLFQDMFESNIFTFNPGWDQNAKKLESFTDVREIHNKLKSEGIEIAQESISGETGPSSFSVVDPDGNAILFDQHV from the coding sequence ATGAAATTGGGAACATTTTCAATAAGTCTTGCAGTAAAGGATATCGAAAAATCAAAACAGTTTTATCAAAAATTGGGTTTTTCAGTCTTTGGTGGTGATCAATCACAAAACTGGCTTATCATGAAAAATGGAGATCATAACATCGGATTGTTTCAAGATATGTTTGAGTCCAACATTTTTACATTTAACCCGGGTTGGGACCAAAACGCAAAGAAGCTTGAAAGCTTTACTGATGTTAGGGAAATCCACAATAAATTGAAATCAGAAGGAATTGAGATTGCTCAAGAATCAATTAGCGGAGAAACAGGGCCATCAAGTTTTTCTGTTGTAGATCCTGATGGAAACGCTATATTATTTGACCAACATGTGTAA
- a CDS encoding DUF4199 domain-containing protein has protein sequence MNKNLLKLGGISGAILVLLMYITMPFMGNEISFEIAETLGYLTMILALAPTIYVGIKSQRDSNGSGEITLASGFKNGLFITLVASIIYTTGWMAYLHTADTDFMETFYEQTIEDLKNSDQSEEEIAEQITQMEDFKELYKNPFIQIGVTFLEIFPVGLLISLIAAAILRKQPNLQSS, from the coding sequence ATGAACAAGAATTTATTAAAACTCGGCGGGATTTCTGGTGCAATTTTAGTATTGTTAATGTATATAACAATGCCATTTATGGGTAATGAAATTAGTTTTGAAATTGCTGAAACACTTGGTTATCTGACAATGATTTTAGCATTGGCACCAACCATATATGTTGGAATTAAGAGCCAAAGGGACAGCAATGGTTCCGGGGAAATTACACTTGCTTCAGGATTTAAAAACGGACTTTTTATAACCCTGGTTGCATCGATAATTTATACAACCGGATGGATGGCTTATTTACATACTGCCGACACAGATTTTATGGAAACTTTTTATGAACAAACTATAGAGGATCTTAAAAACAGCGACCAAAGTGAAGAAGAAATTGCTGAACAAATAACACAAATGGAAGACTTTAAAGAACTGTATAAAAACCCATTTATTCAGATTGGAGTTACATTTCTGGAAATATTTCCTGTTGGGTTATTAATATCATTAATTGCAGCTGCTATTTTGAGAAAACAACCAAACCTTCAAAGTAGCTAA
- a CDS encoding SnoaL-like domain-containing protein, with amino-acid sequence MTKTAGTFLSAVLLLFCCTAEVDLSNKKDFISTLEKHLKAVSDRDIEALNRTLSKQDDIYLILPSSTPSKSNSGFIKMHTEWFQDASWTFETKILHAEVEENIGFALVEVMYKEPDRNGKPYFNKMAVSYVLKRIDGHWFVIMDHASSIEKTKP; translated from the coding sequence ATGACTAAAACCGCCGGAACCTTTCTATCGGCTGTTCTGCTTCTCTTCTGCTGCACAGCTGAAGTCGACCTATCCAATAAAAAAGATTTCATTTCAACATTGGAAAAACATTTGAAGGCCGTGAGCGATAGAGATATTGAAGCACTTAATAGGACCTTAAGCAAACAAGATGACATTTACTTAATCCTGCCAAGCTCAACCCCGTCAAAATCAAATTCCGGTTTTATTAAAATGCATACGGAATGGTTTCAGGATGCAAGCTGGACATTTGAAACTAAAATTCTGCATGCGGAAGTTGAAGAAAATATAGGATTTGCACTTGTTGAAGTGATGTATAAAGAACCAGATAGAAATGGAAAACCATATTTTAACAAGATGGCAGTTAGCTATGTTTTAAAAAGAATTGATGGGCATTGGTTTGTTATAATGGATCACGCCAGTTCTATAGAAAAAACAAAACCCTAA
- a CDS encoding response regulator: MQKKIRKIINTIWSALLNIHVNEYQSIDLKIEINKLNAAIFLIFLVSLLNLKDALQFDNELFLVIKLTSSLFYLVFLMLKRVRYIVLMKTMLYFTVCFNIFVASLAFGQDANYQIFYIPILFGSFYIYNIKSKIELTISLAIPAIALFLLQIWNYDFFLKIPITYDQITTISNKNLFSAIISSLIAAGYFSNIAERHRQDLLKVSEDQEKLNLDLKYQTELLRSITENIQEVFWVQEKEKFIYISPAFEKIFERPVEAFYKEASLFLTCIAPEERERIRNIALSDDYRNKGIFNENMKIVTPSGEIKWIHNRTFPIFENDELTRIVGIAENITFRKKQEQDLINAHKQAIAAAKAKSEFLSIMSHEIRTPMNAVVGMTHLLLSGNPREDQVDSLKTLQFSSENLLALINDILDFSKIEAGKIEIESVDFNLERMLVSLKKSAEFLAIEKHIAMELSVDDRLPEAFVGDVVRLTQILNNLVINAVKFTNKGSVTIKVELVEEKKKAYLVKFSVIDTGIGIPKEKQKKIFQRFTQAFSETTRKFGGTGLGLTITKRLLEIQGSKIELKSEEGKGSNFFFILKLRKSENISDSRKESDNQTGHNLKGLKVLLVEDNRINSLVAMRFLQKWEIEVETAENGEDAIGLVLEKKYDVVLMDLHMPVMDGFRATEIIRKHSNSDIATVPIIALTADALSDVREHVFKVGMDGYVTKPFDPENLFKILARYSAN, encoded by the coding sequence GTGCAAAAAAAGATTCGAAAAATAATAAACACGATTTGGTCAGCGTTACTCAATATTCATGTAAATGAGTATCAATCCATTGATCTAAAAATTGAAATTAATAAGCTTAATGCTGCTATATTTCTCATTTTTTTAGTTTCTTTACTAAATCTCAAAGACGCATTACAATTCGATAATGAACTTTTTTTGGTTATAAAATTAACCAGCAGCCTTTTTTATTTAGTCTTTTTGATGCTTAAACGGGTTCGCTATATTGTGTTAATGAAGACCATGTTATATTTCACCGTTTGTTTTAATATTTTTGTCGCTTCTTTAGCATTTGGTCAGGACGCTAATTATCAAATTTTTTATATTCCGATATTATTTGGCAGCTTTTATATTTATAACATAAAAAGCAAAATTGAACTGACCATTAGTTTGGCTATACCGGCAATTGCTCTTTTTTTGCTGCAGATTTGGAATTATGATTTTTTCTTAAAAATACCCATCACATATGATCAAATCACTACAATTAGTAACAAAAACTTATTCTCTGCCATCATTTCAAGTTTAATTGCAGCCGGATATTTTTCGAACATAGCTGAACGACATCGCCAGGACTTATTAAAGGTATCCGAAGACCAGGAAAAACTTAATCTGGATCTAAAATATCAGACGGAGTTATTGCGAAGTATCACAGAAAATATTCAGGAAGTATTTTGGGTTCAGGAAAAGGAAAAATTTATTTATATCAGCCCCGCCTTTGAAAAGATATTTGAACGCCCGGTAGAGGCATTTTATAAAGAGGCATCTTTGTTTTTGACATGTATTGCTCCTGAAGAGCGTGAACGAATCCGCAATATTGCGTTAAGTGATGATTATAGAAATAAAGGAATTTTTAATGAAAATATGAAGATTGTTACGCCATCCGGTGAAATAAAGTGGATTCATAACCGGACTTTTCCAATTTTCGAAAACGACGAACTGACCAGAATTGTAGGTATAGCAGAAAATATTACTTTTAGAAAAAAACAAGAACAAGATTTAATTAACGCGCATAAACAGGCAATTGCTGCTGCAAAGGCAAAATCAGAGTTTCTATCAATTATGAGCCACGAAATTCGCACACCAATGAATGCGGTTGTTGGAATGACTCACTTGCTGCTTTCCGGGAATCCGCGAGAAGATCAGGTTGATTCTTTGAAAACATTGCAGTTTTCATCAGAAAATTTATTAGCCCTAATAAATGATATATTGGATTTTAGCAAAATTGAAGCAGGTAAAATTGAGATTGAGTCTGTCGATTTTAATTTAGAACGCATGCTGGTAAGCTTAAAAAAATCGGCTGAATTTTTGGCTATTGAAAAACATATAGCAATGGAATTGTCGGTCGATGATCGATTGCCGGAAGCTTTTGTTGGCGATGTGGTCCGTTTAACACAAATTTTAAATAATTTGGTTATAAATGCAGTCAAGTTTACAAATAAGGGTTCAGTAACTATTAAAGTGGAGCTTGTTGAGGAGAAAAAGAAAGCATATCTGGTTAAATTTTCTGTAATTGATACAGGAATAGGAATACCAAAAGAAAAACAGAAAAAAATATTTCAGCGTTTTACACAGGCATTTTCCGAAACAACAAGAAAATTTGGAGGAACTGGATTAGGCTTAACAATAACGAAACGTCTTTTGGAAATTCAGGGAAGCAAAATTGAACTGAAGAGTGAAGAGGGCAAAGGATCAAATTTTTTCTTTATTCTAAAATTAAGAAAATCTGAAAATATATCTGATTCCCGAAAAGAAAGTGACAATCAAACCGGGCACAATTTAAAAGGTCTTAAAGTACTATTGGTTGAAGATAATCGAATTAATAGTTTGGTTGCAATGCGCTTTTTACAGAAATGGGAAATTGAAGTTGAAACAGCAGAAAATGGCGAAGATGCTATTGGCCTGGTATTAGAAAAAAAATATGATGTTGTTTTGATGGATTTGCATATGCCTGTGATGGATGGGTTTAGGGCTACCGAAATAATCAGAAAACATTCGAATTCTGATATTGCAACAGTTCCTATAATTGCACTAACAGCCGATGCTTTATCTGACGTACGTGAGCATGTTTTTAAGGTAGGTATGGATGGATATGTAACAAAACCTTTTGATCCGGAAAACTTATTTAAGATACTTGCCCGATATTCTGCAAATTGA
- a CDS encoding acetate kinase, protein MNILVLNCGSSSVKFQLIETSLEQIEKSKDKRIARGILERIGSHSLITMQVEGQPKVRMDAPVRNHRDAIGIIMRWIISADSKIEQIKSYDDIHAVGHRIVHGGEKFSKSVKIDNEIIHGIEDYIELAPLHNPANIKGIRAATEILSKTIPQVAVFDTAFHSTMPDTSYLYGLPYPLYRRYKIRRYGFHGTSHRYVAYKYRQEINVSSEKVNIISLHLGNGASACSILDGESVDTSMGFTPLEGLLMGTRSGDIDVSILEYLYHKEGLTYAEFDTMLNKRSGLLGISGLTHDMRELLEEEAESGDRRATLAIDIFCKRVRKYIGSYFVEMGGKAEAIIFTGGIGENSPIIRERVCKGLDSIGLILDKKKNNALSGGKSGEITTKDSKLKAFVFPTNEELLIARDTFRVVENVPRRW, encoded by the coding sequence ATGAATATTTTAGTACTGAATTGCGGATCATCTTCTGTAAAATTCCAACTTATTGAAACAAGTCTTGAACAGATCGAAAAAAGTAAAGATAAACGTATTGCCCGTGGTATTTTAGAACGTATTGGCAGCCACTCGCTCATTACAATGCAGGTTGAAGGACAGCCTAAAGTCCGGATGGATGCACCTGTTCGTAACCACCGCGATGCTATCGGAATTATTATGCGCTGGATAATTTCTGCTGATTCAAAAATTGAACAGATAAAGTCTTATGACGATATTCATGCTGTTGGACATAGAATTGTACATGGTGGTGAAAAATTTAGTAAATCTGTAAAAATTGATAATGAAATAATACATGGCATTGAGGATTATATCGAGTTGGCTCCTTTGCATAACCCAGCCAATATTAAGGGAATTAGAGCAGCTACTGAAATTCTTAGTAAAACAATCCCGCAGGTTGCCGTATTTGATACAGCTTTTCATTCAACCATGCCAGACACCTCGTATCTTTATGGCTTGCCCTATCCATTATACCGCCGCTATAAAATAAGGCGTTATGGATTTCATGGCACGTCACATCGCTACGTTGCATACAAGTACCGCCAGGAAATAAATGTTTCAAGCGAAAAAGTTAACATTATTTCACTTCATCTTGGCAATGGCGCCTCTGCCTGTTCTATTTTAGATGGCGAATCTGTGGATACTTCAATGGGTTTCACACCATTGGAAGGGCTTTTAATGGGAACACGCTCTGGTGATATAGATGTTTCGATTTTAGAATACCTTTACCACAAAGAAGGACTTACTTACGCCGAATTCGATACAATGCTAAATAAACGGTCCGGCTTACTGGGTATATCCGGTTTAACCCACGACATGAGAGAATTGTTGGAAGAAGAAGCAGAAAGTGGCGACCGGCGAGCAACTTTGGCAATTGATATTTTTTGCAAAAGAGTCCGAAAATATATAGGTAGTTATTTTGTTGAAATGGGCGGTAAAGCCGAAGCAATTATTTTTACCGGCGGTATTGGTGAGAATTCACCGATTATACGCGAGAGGGTTTGTAAAGGCTTAGACTCAATTGGGCTGATACTAGATAAAAAGAAAAACAATGCTCTTTCCGGTGGAAAATCCGGAGAAATAACAACGAAGGACAGTAAACTAAAAGCTTTTGTTTTCCCAACAAATGAAGAACTGCTAATTGCCCGTGATACATTCAGGGTTGTTGAAAACGTTCCTCGCAGATGGTAA
- a CDS encoding dicarboxylate/amino acid:cation symporter: MKLKLHWQIIIGMVLGLIFGIIAAFNGWGSFTSDWIAPFGKIFINLLKLIAIPLVLGSLVSGVASLSDLKKLSRIGGKTIAIYISTTIVSVTIGLLIVNLFNPGKSVPVEMRDKLQATYQTEVQSKEATAEKVKERGPLQPLVDMVPDNIFSAAGSNRNMLQVVFFAIFLGIGIIQVKGEAGKALLSVFEGLNDVVIKMVDMIMLMAPIGVFALIADTINSIAKDNMAQVVELLGALGFYSIVVILGLIFQSVVIYPSILKLFTPMKIINFIKGISPAQLLAFSTSSSGATLPVTMERCENNLGVSEEVSSFVLPLGATINMDGTALYQAVAAVFIAQTLGMDLSLGAQITIVLTAVLASIGTAAVPGAGIIMLVIILEAINVPSAGIALILGVDRILDMCRTVTNVTGDATVAITVAATENQLGKVNFDD, translated from the coding sequence ATGAAACTGAAACTGCATTGGCAGATTATTATTGGCATGGTATTGGGATTAATTTTTGGTATTATTGCCGCCTTCAACGGATGGGGTTCATTTACTTCTGACTGGATTGCGCCCTTTGGAAAGATATTTATCAACCTGTTAAAACTGATTGCTATTCCATTGGTTTTGGGTTCTTTGGTTTCAGGCGTTGCTTCCTTGTCCGATTTGAAAAAGTTATCACGAATTGGCGGGAAAACAATTGCCATCTATATTTCCACAACCATCGTTTCTGTAACAATAGGACTTTTGATTGTAAACCTTTTTAATCCGGGTAAAAGTGTTCCGGTGGAAATGCGCGACAAACTACAGGCTACTTACCAGACGGAAGTACAAAGTAAAGAGGCCACTGCTGAAAAAGTAAAAGAACGCGGACCATTGCAACCGCTTGTAGATATGGTTCCCGACAATATCTTTAGCGCGGCAGGCAGCAATCGAAATATGCTGCAGGTTGTGTTCTTTGCCATTTTCCTGGGAATTGGAATAATCCAGGTTAAAGGTGAAGCCGGCAAAGCTTTGTTAAGCGTATTTGAAGGGCTGAATGATGTAGTAATAAAAATGGTAGACATGATTATGCTGATGGCGCCGATTGGGGTATTTGCCCTGATTGCCGATACAATAAACTCGATCGCCAAAGATAATATGGCACAAGTTGTTGAACTATTGGGAGCATTAGGATTTTATTCCATCGTTGTAATACTTGGCCTCATTTTTCAAAGTGTTGTTATCTACCCGTCTATCTTAAAACTTTTTACGCCAATGAAAATCATCAATTTTATAAAAGGTATTTCTCCGGCCCAGTTGCTTGCATTTTCAACAAGCTCATCCGGTGCAACATTGCCCGTTACCATGGAGCGTTGTGAAAACAATCTTGGCGTGTCCGAAGAAGTTTCCTCTTTTGTCCTGCCGCTTGGCGCAACCATAAACATGGATGGCACTGCGCTTTACCAGGCAGTCGCTGCCGTATTTATTGCACAAACTTTAGGTATGGATTTATCTCTTGGCGCCCAAATTACAATCGTACTAACAGCAGTTTTGGCTTCGATTGGTACAGCGGCTGTGCCCGGTGCAGGCATTATTATGCTTGTAATTATTCTGGAGGCTATTAATGTACCAAGTGCCGGCATTGCCTTAATTCTTGGTGTGGACAGAATTTTAGATATGTGCCGGACTGTAACAAATGTAACGGGTGATGCAACGGTTGCAATAACAGTTGCCGCCACAGAAAACCAATTAGGTAAGGTAAACTTTGATGACTAA
- a CDS encoding CPBP family intramembrane metalloprotease yields MEFIQNIFWNNNERRIRSGFRIFLLFVTMSFISIPLRNIFPRPQNPADSTLEHIIIRAISGLILTVLSIWIISRFVDKRNMSNIGLQLNRNWWVEFSFGLVLGIILIASIFLIEYSMGWITISQNSFSMETLNFPVTGVLIYLFLFISVGINEELLIRGYLLTNLSEGLNFKFTGATGAILISWFFTSLLFGAGHLSNPNATLVAGINIAAAGIFLGAGFVLTGRLALPIGVHITWNFFQGNIFGFPVSGMSSVGNSKAIIIVQKGPELWTGGAFGPEAGLIGVCAIATGTLLTILWVKIFKGNTAIYSEIAQPPILENPKKEIQEAN; encoded by the coding sequence ATGGAATTTATTCAAAATATATTCTGGAATAATAATGAGCGAAGAATTAGAAGCGGATTTCGAATTTTTTTATTATTTGTAACAATGTCTTTTATATCAATCCCACTGCGAAATATTTTTCCTCGGCCGCAAAACCCTGCAGATTCAACCCTTGAGCATATAATAATTAGGGCAATATCCGGGTTAATTCTTACCGTGTTAAGCATTTGGATTATTTCACGTTTTGTTGATAAAAGAAATATGTCCAATATCGGGTTGCAGTTAAACAGAAACTGGTGGGTCGAATTCTCCTTTGGATTGGTTTTAGGAATCATTTTAATAGCTTCAATTTTTTTGATTGAATATTCAATGGGCTGGATTACTATTTCTCAAAATAGTTTTTCTATGGAAACATTAAATTTCCCGGTTACAGGCGTACTGATCTATTTATTTCTTTTTATTAGTGTTGGCATTAATGAGGAACTTCTCATCCGTGGTTATCTGTTAACAAATTTATCTGAAGGTTTAAACTTCAAATTTACCGGTGCAACTGGGGCCATTTTAATCAGTTGGTTTTTCACTTCATTACTGTTTGGTGCCGGGCATTTGAGTAACCCAAATGCTACTTTGGTTGCTGGTATTAATATAGCTGCTGCCGGAATTTTTTTAGGGGCGGGATTTGTTTTAACAGGAAGACTGGCGTTGCCGATTGGTGTTCATATTACCTGGAATTTTTTCCAGGGGAATATATTTGGTTTTCCTGTTAGTGGTATGTCAAGTGTTGGAAATTCAAAGGCAATAATAATTGTACAAAAAGGCCCCGAACTTTGGACTGGTGGAGCCTTTGGTCCGGAAGCAGGCCTTATAGGGGTTTGTGCCATTGCAACAGGAACTTTATTAACAATTCTTTGGGTGAAGATATTTAAAGGCAATACAGCCATATACAGTGAAATTGCGCAGCCGCCAATTTTAGAAAATCCAAAAAAGGAAATTCAGGAAGCTAATTAA
- a CDS encoding DNA-binding response regulator yields the protein MKKSAIIYGSFLAVLLILLRVLEYRFFIRDLSQEIYIAVIALFFTMFGLWLGHKLISRKKEVIYKTKPLEIDQDAIKKIGISKRELEVLQHMSRGLSNQEIADTLYVSLNTIKTHISNLYSKLNVDRRTQAVQKAQELNLLL from the coding sequence ATGAAAAAATCTGCAATTATTTACGGTTCATTTTTGGCTGTATTATTAATTTTATTGCGTGTTTTGGAATACCGCTTTTTTATTCGGGACCTTTCGCAAGAAATATATATCGCCGTTATTGCCCTCTTTTTTACAATGTTTGGTCTTTGGCTTGGCCACAAACTAATCAGCCGTAAAAAGGAAGTTATTTATAAAACGAAACCATTAGAAATTGATCAGGATGCTATAAAAAAAATTGGCATAAGCAAGCGTGAGTTGGAAGTTCTTCAACATATGTCCAGGGGGCTTTCTAACCAGGAAATTGCTGACACTCTTTATGTTTCTCTAAACACAATCAAAACCCATATATCAAACCTCTATTCAAAGCTAAATGTCGATCGCCGTACCCAGGCTGTCCAAAAAGCACAGGAATTAAATCTCCTTTTGTAA